One segment of Clostridium botulinum DNA contains the following:
- a CDS encoding GNAT family N-acetyltransferase produces MLKIAYLADYKENTETIINWLWTEFGNETNRDFFESIIKHSFKKNSLPLTFIALSDNELVGTISLWRADLVSRQDLYPWLSALYVKENYRNKGIGQKLQDFVLTYCKNTGFSELFLYTYIDDYYEKTGWKHFEDGVEYSGNYIKIYKKEL; encoded by the coding sequence ATGCTTAAAATTGCATACTTAGCAGATTATAAAGAAAATACTGAAACTATAATAAATTGGTTATGGACCGAATTTGGAAATGAAACAAATCGTGATTTTTTTGAAAGTATTATAAAGCATAGTTTTAAAAAAAACAGTTTACCTTTAACATTTATTGCTCTTTCAGACAATGAATTAGTTGGTACTATTAGTTTGTGGAGAGCTGATTTAGTGAGTAGACAAGATTTATATCCCTGGTTATCGGCATTGTATGTAAAAGAAAATTATAGAAATAAAGGTATTGGGCAAAAATTACAAGACTTTGTACTAACTTACTGTAAAAACACTGGATTTTCTGAACTTTTTTTATATACATATATTGATGATTATTATGAAAAAACAGGTTGGAAACACTTTGAAGACGGTGTTGAATACTCTGGAAATTACATTAAAATATACAAAAAAGAGTTATAA
- a CDS encoding zinc-ribbon domain-containing protein, whose amino-acid sequence MEDKTIVCKDCGQEFIFTVGEQEFYKEKGFSNDPVRCAACRRAKKEQNNRR is encoded by the coding sequence ATGGAAGATAAGACAATCGTATGTAAAGACTGTGGTCAAGAATTCATTTTTACAGTAGGAGAACAAGAATTCTACAAAGAAAAAGGATTTTCTAACGATCCAGTAAGATGCGCAGCTTGTAGAAGAGCTAAAAAAGAACAAAACAATAGAAGATAA
- a CDS encoding PTS fructose transporter subunit IIABC: MRIVDLLKKQGIELNFNPSSKNECIEKLVNLMDKTGNLNNKEEYKKAIIAREAQSTTGIGEGIAIPHGKTNAVKKASLAAAVCKKGVDYDSLDGAPANLFFMIAVPDNSDNLHLEVLARLSTILMDEKFRETLINCEDKDQFLKLIDEKESEKFPEEVKETKQTSSHGAYRVLAVTACPTGIAHTYMAAESLENKGKELGVTIKVETNGSGGAKNVLTKKEIEEADCIIIAADKNVEMSRFNGKRVIKTKVANGIHKAEELINEAISGNAPVYHHNGNGSVETENIENESIGRQIYKHLMNGVSHMLPFVIGGGILIALAFLFDDYSIDPSNFGMNTPLAAFFKTVGGTAFDFMLPVLAGFIAMSIGDRPALAVGFVGGALANKGGSGFLGALLAGFIAGYLVVLLKKLFDKLPQSLEGLKPVLLYPFFGILLIGAIMVFAVNPPVGALNTMITNGLNSMGGTSKVLLGIVLGGMMSVDMGGPVNKAAYVFGTASLASGNFEIMAAVMAGGMVPPLAIALSTTFFKNRYTVRERQSGLTNYIMGLSFITEGAIPFAAADPLRVIPACVVGSAVAGGLSMFFDCALRAPHGGLFVIGIISNKLGYVGAIAAGAVVGMIILSVLKKPIKDNK, encoded by the coding sequence ATGAGAATTGTTGATTTATTAAAAAAACAAGGCATTGAGTTAAACTTTAATCCATCTTCTAAAAATGAATGTATTGAGAAGCTAGTAAACTTAATGGATAAAACAGGCAATTTAAATAACAAAGAAGAATACAAAAAGGCTATTATAGCAAGAGAAGCACAAAGCACAACTGGTATTGGTGAGGGAATAGCTATACCACACGGAAAAACTAATGCTGTTAAAAAAGCGTCACTAGCTGCAGCAGTATGCAAAAAAGGGGTAGACTATGACTCATTAGATGGAGCTCCAGCAAATCTATTCTTTATGATTGCAGTTCCAGATAATAGTGATAACTTGCATTTAGAAGTTTTAGCTAGATTATCTACTATATTAATGGATGAAAAATTTAGAGAAACTTTAATTAATTGTGAGGATAAAGATCAGTTTTTAAAATTAATAGATGAAAAGGAAAGTGAAAAGTTTCCAGAAGAAGTTAAAGAAACTAAACAAACATCAAGCCATGGTGCATATAGAGTTTTAGCTGTTACAGCATGTCCAACGGGGATAGCTCATACTTATATGGCAGCAGAAAGTCTTGAAAACAAGGGGAAAGAATTAGGTGTTACAATAAAAGTTGAAACTAATGGTTCTGGAGGAGCTAAAAATGTTTTAACTAAAAAAGAAATTGAAGAAGCAGACTGTATTATAATTGCAGCAGATAAAAATGTTGAGATGAGTAGATTTAATGGAAAAAGAGTTATAAAAACTAAAGTAGCAAATGGAATACATAAAGCAGAAGAGTTAATCAATGAAGCTATAAGTGGAAATGCGCCTGTATATCATCATAATGGTAATGGAAGTGTTGAAACAGAGAATATAGAAAATGAAAGCATAGGTCGTCAGATTTATAAACACCTTATGAATGGAGTATCACATATGTTGCCATTTGTAATTGGTGGAGGTATATTAATTGCATTAGCATTCCTTTTTGATGATTATAGTATTGATCCAAGTAACTTTGGTATGAATACACCACTTGCAGCATTTTTCAAAACAGTAGGTGGAACAGCTTTTGACTTTATGCTTCCAGTACTTGCAGGATTTATTGCAATGAGTATTGGAGATAGACCAGCACTAGCAGTAGGTTTTGTTGGTGGAGCATTAGCTAATAAAGGCGGATCAGGATTCTTAGGTGCATTACTTGCAGGATTTATCGCTGGTTATTTAGTTGTTTTATTAAAGAAATTATTTGATAAATTACCTCAAAGCTTAGAAGGTTTAAAACCTGTATTATTATATCCTTTCTTTGGTATATTACTAATTGGTGCGATCATGGTATTTGCTGTTAATCCACCAGTTGGTGCTTTAAATACTATGATTACAAATGGACTTAATTCAATGGGTGGAACTAGTAAAGTTCTTTTAGGTATAGTATTAGGTGGAATGATGTCTGTTGATATGGGTGGTCCTGTAAACAAAGCAGCATATGTATTTGGTACAGCATCACTTGCAAGTGGCAATTTCGAAATAATGGCAGCTGTAATGGCTGGTGGTATGGTTCCACCACTTGCAATAGCCTTAAGTACTACTTTCTTTAAAAATAGATATACAGTAAGAGAAAGACAATCAGGTCTTACTAACTATATAATGGGTTTATCTTTTATAACAGAAGGAGCAATTCCATTTGCAGCAGCAGATCCATTAAGAGTAATACCAGCTTGTGTAGTTGGTTCAGCAGTTGCTGGCGGATTATCAATGTTCTTTGATTGTGCTTTAAGAGCACCACATGGTGGATTATTTGTAATAGGTATTATAAGTAATAAATTGGGATACGTTGGAGCAATAGCAGCGGGTGCAGTAGTAGGTATGATAATACTTTCAGTATTAAAAAAACCAATAAAAGATAATAAATAA
- the pfkB gene encoding 1-phosphofructokinase → MINTITLNPSLDYIVKVDNFKIDSLNRSNDEDVYAGGKGINVSIVLNNLGIENTALGYVAGFTGNEIERQVKNHGVDCDFIKLKSGISRINVKLKSNGETEINGSGPEITNDDLNKLYEKLSELKEGDYLILSGSIPNSVPDDIYQNIMEKLLQKKVEFIVDATKDLLLKVLKYEPFLIKPNHHELAEMFNVELKNDEDIIIYGRKLQEMGAKNVLISMAGDGAILLPENGEPIKREVPKGILKNSVGAGDSMVAGFLAGYLKNNDIKEAFKMGIATGSASAFSDELATKEEVEKLLSKI, encoded by the coding sequence ATGATTAATACAATAACACTTAATCCTTCATTGGATTATATAGTAAAGGTTGATAATTTTAAGATTGATTCATTAAATAGAAGCAATGATGAAGACGTTTATGCAGGAGGAAAAGGAATAAATGTTTCTATAGTCTTAAATAATTTAGGAATAGAGAATACAGCATTGGGTTATGTTGCAGGTTTTACAGGAAATGAAATAGAAAGACAAGTGAAAAATCATGGTGTTGATTGTGATTTTATAAAATTAAAAAGTGGTATATCTCGAATTAATGTAAAACTAAAAAGTAATGGAGAAACAGAAATAAACGGTTCAGGTCCAGAAATTACAAATGATGATTTAAATAAATTATATGAAAAGCTTTCTGAATTAAAAGAAGGAGATTATTTAATATTGTCAGGTAGTATTCCTAATAGTGTACCAGATGATATTTATCAAAATATAATGGAAAAACTTTTACAAAAGAAAGTAGAATTTATAGTTGATGCAACAAAAGATTTACTTTTAAAAGTACTAAAGTATGAGCCATTTCTAATAAAACCTAATCATCATGAATTAGCTGAAATGTTTAATGTTGAGCTGAAAAATGATGAAGATATAATAATTTATGGTAGAAAGCTTCAAGAAATGGGAGCAAAGAATGTATTGATTTCAATGGCTGGAGATGGAGCAATTTTATTACCTGAAAATGGAGAACCTATAAAAAGAGAAGTGCCAAAGGGAATATTAAAAAACTCAGTAGGAGCTGGAGATTCTATGGTGGCTGGATTTTTAGCAGGATATCTTAAAAACAATGATATAAAAGAAGCATTCAAAATGGGAATTGCAACAGGTAGTGCAAGTGCATTTTCTGATGAATTAGCAACAAAAGAAGAAGTTGAAAAACTATTATCTAAAATTTAA
- a CDS encoding DeoR/GlpR family DNA-binding transcription regulator, translating into MFTEERYNIILQELKVKGIISVVELVKLLEASESTIRRDLNNLHNEGLLKKIHGGATLLNEGTAKHDYKVNIRKSLNADKKLEIARYAASLIEDGELIYLDAGTTTEAIIPFIEAKDITVVTNAIVHAKNLLEENIRTLILGGELKAVTEAIVGPITVEHLKKYNFTKGFFGTNGVSNENGYTTPDVNEAMVKAEAIKRCNKAFVLCDESKLDEVSFITFGTIKDAELITSRIKNPEIRYDTNVIEVSKND; encoded by the coding sequence ATGTTTACAGAGGAAAGATATAATATAATACTTCAAGAACTAAAAGTAAAAGGAATAATTTCAGTTGTGGAACTAGTTAAACTACTAGAGGCTTCTGAGTCTACAATAAGAAGAGATTTAAATAATCTTCATAATGAAGGATTACTTAAAAAAATTCATGGAGGAGCAACGCTGTTAAATGAAGGTACAGCAAAACATGATTATAAAGTAAATATTAGAAAATCATTAAATGCAGATAAAAAACTTGAAATAGCTAGATATGCAGCAAGTTTAATTGAAGATGGCGAGTTGATTTATTTAGATGCTGGAACAACAACAGAAGCTATAATACCATTTATAGAAGCAAAAGATATAACAGTTGTTACTAATGCTATAGTTCATGCTAAGAATTTGCTAGAAGAAAATATACGAACTTTAATATTAGGTGGAGAATTAAAAGCAGTTACTGAGGCAATTGTTGGTCCTATAACTGTGGAACATTTAAAAAAATATAATTTTACAAAAGGTTTTTTTGGAACAAATGGTGTGAGTAATGAAAATGGCTATACAACTCCTGATGTAAATGAAGCTATGGTAAAAGCAGAGGCAATAAAAAGATGTAATAAAGCATTTGTTTTATGTGATGAGTCTAAATTAGATGAGGTTAGTTTTATAACTTTTGGAACAATAAAAGATGCAGAATTAATTACAAGTAGAATAAAAAATCCAGAAATTAGATATGATACTAATGTAATAGAGGTGAGTAAAAATGATTAA
- a CDS encoding PHP domain-containing protein, giving the protein MYKKGDFHIHSTSSDGGYTPKQVVNFAKKRGVDIISLTDHNNTCGIDESILEGERIGVKVIPGVELSTKHKNGSRVHILGYFKDESYKDELLVEILKDVKNHKTSNLKKILGRNIEIDKGDRLSVDNGIKILKFFGATVILAHPVLLNRNDFIEIIELDFDGLEAKYFSNSEEDTEYFLKVAKNKNLIYTAGSDFHNYKKNYREHGLIGDVYLNENEIYNFLTKGGLYPYI; this is encoded by the coding sequence ATGTATAAAAAAGGAGATTTTCATATTCACTCAACATCTTCAGATGGTGGTTATACTCCGAAACAAGTTGTTAATTTTGCTAAAAAAAGAGGCGTTGATATAATTTCTTTAACAGATCATAACAATACTTGTGGTATAGATGAATCTATATTAGAGGGGGAAAGAATAGGAGTTAAAGTAATTCCAGGAGTTGAACTTTCAACAAAACATAAAAATGGAAGTAGAGTTCATATATTAGGATATTTTAAAGATGAGAGTTATAAAGATGAACTTCTTGTTGAAATTTTAAAAGATGTGAAAAATCATAAGACAAGTAATTTAAAGAAGATACTAGGAAGAAATATAGAAATTGACAAAGGTGATAGGTTATCGGTTGATAATGGGATTAAAATATTAAAATTTTTTGGAGCAACAGTTATACTTGCTCATCCTGTGCTGCTTAATAGAAATGATTTTATTGAAATTATAGAATTAGACTTTGATGGATTGGAAGCTAAATATTTTAGTAATAGTGAAGAAGATACAGAATATTTTTTAAAAGTTGCTAAAAATAAGAATCTTATTTATACCGCAGGATCAGATTTTCATAATTATAAGAAAAATTATAGAGAACATGGTCTTATAGGAGATGTATATTTAAATGAAAATGAAATATATAATTTTCTAACTAAAGGGGGATTGTATCCATATATTTAA
- a CDS encoding MATE family efflux transporter, whose product MSSINTLERTTERTTSLFKLTWPIFIELILQMLVSNVDQLMLSRVSENAVAAVGNVNQIMNFLLITFSIITMATTILVSQYLGAENYGKVSEIYSVAVFSNLVFSILISILLLCFNGIFFKWLRMPSELLIDAKTYISIIGGGIFLQAIFMTYSAILRSNSLMKQGMYVSAIVNVINIVGNFIFISGAFGIPKLGVEGVAISSVLSRFIGVIVIIYIFKQNIKQKVSLKHLNSFPKEIFKKLMMIGLPSGGESVSYNFSQMVILTFINVMGTSSVATKAYVGILVWFSFIYGSAVSQANQIRVGYLIGANKEDEAYKKVLETLRPAAFISVGVSIILFIFSDNLLGIFTSNPEILKLGKQVLFVDILLEFGRSFNLVIIRGMQAAGDIKYPIFIGVLSMWIVATGLSYVFGIVLGLGLSGVWIAMMCDECLRGLIFYIRWRRGTWRSKRIVN is encoded by the coding sequence ATGAGTAGTATAAACACATTAGAGAGGACAACTGAAAGAACAACATCGTTATTTAAATTGACATGGCCTATCTTTATAGAACTTATTTTGCAGATGCTTGTAAGTAATGTGGATCAACTTATGTTAAGTAGAGTATCAGAAAATGCTGTTGCGGCTGTAGGAAATGTAAATCAGATTATGAATTTCTTACTTATTACTTTTAGTATTATTACGATGGCAACAACAATACTTGTATCTCAATACTTAGGTGCAGAAAACTATGGAAAGGTTTCTGAAATATATTCTGTAGCTGTATTTTCTAACTTAGTATTTAGTATTTTAATAAGTATATTATTATTATGTTTTAATGGTATATTTTTTAAATGGCTAAGAATGCCAAGTGAACTACTTATAGATGCTAAAACATATATAAGTATAATTGGTGGAGGAATATTTCTACAAGCTATATTTATGACTTATTCAGCTATATTAAGAAGTAACAGTTTAATGAAACAAGGTATGTATGTTTCGGCAATAGTAAATGTTATTAATATAGTAGGAAACTTTATTTTTATAAGTGGTGCATTTGGGATACCAAAGCTTGGAGTAGAAGGTGTTGCTATATCAAGTGTATTAAGTAGGTTTATAGGCGTTATAGTTATAATATACATATTTAAACAAAATATAAAACAAAAAGTATCATTAAAGCACTTAAATTCATTTCCTAAAGAAATATTTAAGAAGTTAATGATGATTGGTCTTCCATCAGGAGGTGAATCAGTATCATATAACTTTTCACAAATGGTGATATTAACATTTATAAACGTGATGGGTACAAGCTCTGTTGCAACAAAAGCATATGTTGGAATATTGGTTTGGTTTTCATTCATATATGGATCAGCAGTGTCGCAAGCAAATCAGATAAGAGTTGGGTATCTTATTGGTGCTAACAAAGAAGATGAGGCATATAAGAAAGTTTTAGAAACATTAAGACCAGCAGCATTTATTTCAGTAGGGGTTTCAATAATATTATTTATATTTAGTGATAATTTACTTGGTATATTCACATCTAACCCTGAAATTTTAAAATTAGGAAAGCAAGTTTTATTTGTAGATATATTATTGGAGTTTGGAAGATCATTTAATCTTGTAATAATAAGAGGTATGCAAGCAGCAGGTGATATTAAATATCCTATCTTTATAGGAGTTTTATCAATGTGGATTGTAGCAACAGGGCTTTCATATGTTTTTGGAATAGTATTAGGATTAGGACTTAGTGGGGTATGGATTGCAATGATGTGTGATGAATGTTTAAGAGGATTAATTTTCTATATAAGATGGAGAAGAGGAACTTGGAGATCTAAAAGAATAGTAAATTAA
- a CDS encoding phosphoglycerate mutase family protein, which yields MRIGLVRHFKVNYKRDFFMTSKEFKEWEAGYNHSDVIRNDVKLQDIVWDKCYCSTLSRAITTAKDIYSKEIIQSDLIREVPISPLFNSNFKLPFWFWAISARLAWYFNHSSQEELKIQTELNAKKFLDFLEKKVKEEASENILIVTHGFFMYTLQKELMKRGFKGKMIHTPRNGNLYLYKNR from the coding sequence ATGAGAATAGGACTTGTAAGACATTTTAAAGTTAATTATAAAAGAGACTTTTTTATGACATCAAAAGAATTTAAAGAATGGGAAGCTGGATACAATCATAGTGATGTTATAAGAAATGATGTAAAACTTCAAGATATAGTTTGGGATAAATGTTATTGTAGTACTTTAAGTAGAGCAATAACAACTGCTAAAGATATATATTCAAAAGAAATAATACAAAGTGATTTAATAAGAGAAGTTCCTATAAGTCCATTATTTAATAGTAATTTTAAATTACCATTTTGGTTTTGGGCAATAAGTGCAAGATTGGCATGGTATTTTAACCATTCGTCTCAAGAAGAATTAAAAATACAAACAGAATTAAATGCTAAAAAATTCCTTGATTTTTTAGAGAAAAAAGTAAAAGAAGAGGCATCGGAAAATATTTTAATAGTTACTCATGGATTTTTTATGTATACTCTTCAAAAGGAATTAATGAAAAGAGGATTTAAAGGGAAAATGATACATACACCTCGAAATGGTAATTTATACTTATATAAAAATAGATAA